The Stappia sp. genome window below encodes:
- a CDS encoding putative monovalent cation/H+ antiporter subunit A codes for MPLFGPEATFIAVLAPFAAAILAPALTRAMGHNAAWPLAIVPAAVFVFFAGLVAPVAEGQTFTPAVDWAPAYGVTFSFYIDGLSTLFALLISGIGTFIILYAGGYLKGHVHQGRFFSFLFLFMGAMLGLVLGNDLITLFVFWELTSITSFLLIGFDHLRAASRRAAIQALVVTGGGGLSLLAGFLLIMAVTGEANMSAVLASGDTLREHGLYALILVLILGGAFTKSAQFPFHFWLPNAMEAPTPVSAFLHSATMVKAGVYLLMRMHPVLGDTMLWTTILPLFGGATLIVGTLLAVRQTDLKLMLAYTTVASLGLLVMLTGTSWEKAIEGAALYLLAHSLFKGALFMVAGTIDHETGTRDITRLGGLRSAMPITFLAACFAALSMSGLPPFVGFIAKEYLYAGIWGEGGAHYALTATAVIGNALMLVIAAAVVIRPFLGARVETPNHAHEGPVLLFAGPVALSVTGLVTALLAHSTGVLLVAPVVTSIMGTTSTVDVHLIPGYIGAALILSVLTVALGIVFYLKLDALRAGMAGVLSAIGWGPDKGFDQVISGIVRGATAVTRVLQTGRMDVYMTLTFLIAAAALIVPLTVTGNWPTTISMPDFRFYEWGVLGIAAIGLVAVLIARTRLTAIVSLGIQGFAVALIFMLFGAPDLSFTQFMVETLSVVILALVMTRLNLQPRDHRPMGYRVLHGGISAAIGIGFAALLIRITQFPFDRSLSDFFEAYSRTIAHGRNIVNVILVDFRGFDTFGEIAVVMLAGLCVLALIRVRPKGSAARTEPDPETPDEAAPKTTPEEVRA; via the coding sequence ATGCCGCTCTTTGGACCCGAGGCGACGTTCATCGCCGTATTGGCGCCGTTTGCGGCCGCGATCCTCGCCCCGGCGCTGACGCGCGCGATGGGGCACAACGCCGCCTGGCCGCTGGCCATCGTTCCGGCCGCCGTCTTCGTCTTCTTCGCCGGCCTCGTGGCGCCCGTCGCCGAGGGGCAGACCTTCACCCCGGCGGTCGACTGGGCACCGGCCTATGGCGTCACCTTCTCGTTCTACATCGACGGCCTGTCGACGCTCTTCGCGCTGCTCATCTCCGGCATTGGCACCTTCATCATTCTCTATGCCGGCGGCTACCTCAAGGGTCACGTCCATCAGGGGCGGTTCTTCTCGTTCCTCTTCCTGTTCATGGGCGCCATGCTCGGGCTCGTGCTCGGCAACGACCTGATCACGCTCTTCGTCTTCTGGGAGCTGACCTCGATCACCTCCTTCCTGCTGATCGGCTTCGACCATCTGCGCGCCGCCTCGCGCCGCGCCGCGATCCAGGCGCTGGTGGTGACCGGCGGCGGCGGCCTGTCGCTGCTCGCCGGCTTCCTGCTGATCATGGCGGTGACGGGCGAGGCCAACATGTCGGCGGTGCTGGCCAGCGGCGACACGCTGCGCGAACACGGCCTCTACGCGCTGATCCTGGTGCTGATCCTTGGTGGCGCCTTCACCAAGTCGGCGCAGTTTCCCTTCCACTTCTGGCTGCCCAACGCCATGGAGGCGCCGACGCCGGTCTCCGCCTTCCTGCATTCCGCGACCATGGTGAAGGCGGGCGTCTATCTGCTGATGCGCATGCATCCCGTGCTCGGCGACACCATGCTGTGGACGACGATCCTGCCCCTGTTCGGCGGGGCGACGCTGATCGTCGGCACGCTGCTCGCCGTGCGCCAGACCGACCTGAAGCTGATGCTCGCCTATACGACCGTCGCCTCGCTCGGTCTGCTCGTCATGCTGACCGGCACCAGCTGGGAAAAGGCGATCGAGGGCGCGGCGCTCTATCTGCTCGCCCATTCGCTGTTCAAGGGCGCGCTCTTCATGGTGGCCGGCACCATCGACCACGAGACCGGCACGCGCGACATCACGCGGCTCGGCGGCTTGCGCTCGGCCATGCCGATCACCTTCCTGGCGGCCTGTTTCGCGGCACTCTCCATGTCCGGCCTGCCGCCCTTCGTCGGTTTCATCGCCAAGGAATATCTCTACGCCGGGATCTGGGGCGAGGGCGGCGCGCATTACGCGCTGACGGCCACGGCCGTGATCGGCAACGCGCTGATGCTGGTGATCGCCGCCGCCGTCGTGATCCGCCCGTTCCTCGGCGCCAGGGTCGAGACGCCGAACCACGCGCATGAAGGCCCGGTGCTGCTCTTCGCCGGCCCGGTGGCGCTGTCGGTGACGGGGCTCGTGACCGCGCTTCTCGCGCATTCCACCGGCGTGCTGCTGGTCGCGCCCGTCGTTACCTCCATCATGGGGACGACGAGCACGGTCGATGTGCATCTCATCCCCGGGTACATCGGCGCGGCGTTGATCCTTTCGGTGCTGACGGTGGCGCTCGGCATCGTCTTCTATCTCAAGCTCGACGCGCTGCGTGCCGGCATGGCCGGGGTGCTCTCGGCCATCGGCTGGGGGCCGGACAAGGGCTTCGACCAGGTGATCTCCGGCATCGTGCGCGGCGCCACGGCGGTGACCCGCGTGCTCCAGACGGGGCGGATGGACGTCTATATGACGCTCACCTTCCTGATCGCCGCGGCCGCGCTGATCGTTCCGCTGACGGTGACCGGCAACTGGCCGACGACGATTTCCATGCCCGACTTCCGCTTCTACGAGTGGGGCGTGCTGGGGATCGCGGCGATCGGCCTGGTCGCGGTGCTGATCGCCCGCACGCGGCTCACGGCCATCGTGTCGCTCGGCATCCAGGGATTTGCCGTCGCGCTGATCTTCATGCTGTTCGGCGCGCCGGATCTTTCCTTCACGCAGTTCATGGTCGAGACCCTGTCGGTGGTGATCCTGGCGCTGGTGATGACCCGGCTCAACCTGCAGCCGCGCGACCATCGTCCGATGGGCTACCGGGTGCTGCACGGCGGAATCTCGGCGGCGATCGGCATCGGCTTTGCCGCGTTGTTGATCCGCATCACGCAGTTTCCCTTCGACCGCTCGCTGTCCGACTTCTTCGAGGCCTACAGCCGCACCATCGCCCACGGGCGCAACATCGTGAACGTGATCCTGGTGGACTTCCGCGGGTTCGACACCTTCGGCGAGATCGCCGTGGTGATGCTGGCCGGCCTGTGCGTGCTCGCCCTCATCCGGGTGCGGCCGAAGGGGTCGGCGGCGCGGACGGAGCCGGATCCCGAAACGCCGGATGAGGCCGCGCCCAAGACGACGCCCGAGGAGGTGCGCGCATGA
- a CDS encoding Na+/H+ antiporter subunit B: MRTIIFRTIAPYLAALMVLFSIFVLLRGHNEPGGGFIGGLIAASAFAIYGIACGVAAVRRAITLHPMTISAIGLFLGGVAGLPSLFTQQPYMTSQWWYVSAFGVEIPLSTPLFFDIGVYMVVVGSITSIALALEERESD; the protein is encoded by the coding sequence ATGAGAACGATCATCTTCCGCACCATCGCGCCCTATCTGGCCGCGCTGATGGTGCTGTTCTCCATCTTCGTGCTGCTGCGCGGCCACAACGAGCCCGGCGGCGGCTTCATCGGCGGGCTGATCGCGGCCTCGGCCTTCGCGATCTATGGCATCGCCTGCGGCGTGGCGGCGGTGCGCCGCGCGATCACCCTGCACCCGATGACGATCTCCGCCATCGGCCTGTTTCTCGGCGGGGTGGCCGGGCTGCCGTCGCTGTTCACCCAGCAGCCCTATATGACCAGCCAGTGGTGGTACGTCAGCGCCTTCGGCGTGGAGATCCCGCTGTCGACGCCGCTGTTCTTCGATATCGGCGTCTACATGGTGGTGGTCGGCTCGATCACCTCCATCGCCCTGGCGCTGGAAGAAAGGGAGAGCGACTGA
- a CDS encoding Na+/H+ antiporter subunit C, with the protein MEAALAILIGLFFAISIYLLMSRQIVRVLLGIAILSNAVNLLIFASGRLLRGVPPVIPEAYQVPQETIANPLPQALILTAIVISFSLFAFLLVLAFRAYQELGTDDTNEMRVAEPTGETAPPQGY; encoded by the coding sequence ATGGAAGCCGCGCTCGCCATTCTGATCGGGCTGTTCTTCGCGATCTCGATCTATCTGCTGATGTCGCGGCAGATCGTCCGCGTCCTGCTCGGCATCGCGATCCTGTCCAACGCGGTCAATCTGCTGATCTTCGCCTCGGGCCGACTGCTGCGCGGCGTGCCGCCGGTGATCCCGGAGGCCTATCAGGTGCCGCAGGAGACCATCGCCAACCCGCTGCCCCAGGCGCTGATCCTCACGGCCATCGTGATTTCCTTCTCGCTCTTCGCCTTCCTCCTGGTGCTGGCCTTCCGCGCCTATCAGGAGCTGGGCACGGACGACACCAACGAGATGCGGGTTGCCGAGCCGACCGGCGAAACCGCGCCGCCACAGGGGTACTGA
- a CDS encoding Na+/H+ antiporter subunit D, protein MAAPDSAVAVDYAQAMRMDPVLPGDWLLVAPLLITLLGGALCLMARKNTQSQPKIAIIFLVLLVLACGGLLARVLDKGVITLVAGGWLPPFGIAFTVDALGATLAFTSSIVALAAAVYGISDVDHSGRRYGFYPFLLLLLTGVCGAFLTGDIFNLYVWFEVLLISSFGLLILGNERAQLDGAVKYAILNIIATTLFLIATGLLYGIVGTLNMADIAIKVRAVEADGPLMTVAVLYFMAFAMKAAAFPVNFWLPASYHTPRIVIAAVFAGLLTKVGVYALLRIFGIILPDARLALDDLIAVVAIATMLTGVLGALAQTDVRRLLGYLVISGIGSMLAGLAIGTTPALSGAIFYAVHSILVMTALYMAAGMMRALGGSYSLRELGGLYRASPAFAGVFLMLGFAVAGLPPFSGFWPKVILVDAALVGGHGWIAAAILLTGLLTTIAVGRVWIYAFWRGGPEGTADGQMTALAAPAPGTVGANVWLPLGLLLGLVVLIGLQPEFMMQISGRGGAGLSDATGYLRSVFGDTVQ, encoded by the coding sequence ATGGCCGCTCCCGATTCCGCCGTTGCCGTGGACTATGCGCAGGCCATGCGCATGGACCCGGTCCTGCCGGGTGACTGGCTCCTGGTCGCGCCGCTGCTGATCACGCTTCTGGGCGGCGCGCTCTGCCTGATGGCGCGCAAGAACACGCAGTCGCAGCCCAAAATCGCGATCATCTTCCTGGTTTTGCTGGTGCTGGCCTGTGGCGGGCTGCTCGCGCGGGTGCTCGACAAGGGCGTGATCACACTGGTCGCCGGCGGCTGGCTGCCGCCCTTCGGCATTGCCTTCACGGTGGATGCGCTGGGCGCGACGCTCGCTTTCACGTCCTCCATCGTCGCGCTTGCCGCCGCCGTCTACGGCATCAGCGACGTCGATCATTCCGGCCGGCGCTACGGCTTTTATCCCTTCCTGCTGCTGCTGCTGACCGGCGTCTGCGGCGCCTTCCTGACCGGGGACATCTTCAACCTCTACGTCTGGTTCGAGGTGCTGCTGATCTCGTCCTTCGGCCTGCTGATCCTCGGCAACGAACGCGCGCAGCTCGACGGCGCGGTCAAATACGCGATCCTCAACATCATCGCGACGACCCTGTTCCTGATCGCGACCGGCCTGCTCTACGGCATCGTCGGCACGCTCAACATGGCCGACATCGCGATCAAGGTGCGCGCCGTGGAGGCGGACGGGCCGCTGATGACGGTCGCGGTGCTCTACTTCATGGCCTTCGCGATGAAGGCGGCGGCCTTTCCGGTCAACTTCTGGCTGCCGGCCTCCTATCACACGCCGCGCATCGTGATCGCGGCGGTCTTCGCGGGCCTGCTGACCAAGGTCGGCGTCTATGCGCTGCTGCGCATCTTCGGCATCATTCTGCCCGATGCCCGCCTTGCGCTCGACGACCTGATCGCGGTGGTCGCCATCGCCACCATGCTGACCGGCGTGCTCGGCGCGCTGGCGCAGACGGACGTGCGCCGGCTGCTCGGCTATCTGGTGATCTCCGGCATCGGCTCGATGCTGGCGGGTCTGGCGATCGGCACCACGCCGGCGCTGTCCGGCGCGATCTTCTACGCCGTGCATTCGATCCTGGTGATGACGGCGCTCTACATGGCCGCCGGCATGATGCGCGCGCTCGGCGGCTCCTATTCGCTGCGCGAGCTCGGCGGGCTCTACCGCGCGAGCCCGGCGTTCGCCGGCGTCTTCCTGATGCTCGGCTTCGCGGTCGCCGGACTGCCGCCCTTTTCCGGCTTCTGGCCGAAGGTGATCCTCGTCGATGCCGCGCTGGTCGGCGGGCACGGCTGGATCGCGGCGGCGATCCTCCTGACGGGTCTGCTCACCACCATCGCGGTCGGGCGGGTGTGGATCTACGCCTTCTGGCGCGGCGGGCCGGAAGGCACGGCCGACGGCCAGATGACGGCGCTCGCCGCGCCGGCGCCGGGCACGGTCGGGGCGAACGTCTGGCTGCCGCTCGGGCTGCTGCTCGGGCTTGTGGTGCTGATCGGCCTGCAGCCCGAGTTCATGATGCAGATCTCGGGCCGGGGCGGCGCGGGGCTGAGCGATGCGACGGGCTATCTGCGGTCGGTCTTCGGAGACACGGTGCAATGA
- a CDS encoding Na+/H+ antiporter subunit E: MTSLFLINILLALAWGAVTGSFAAVNLAFGFVLGAGALYIIREQVGTRSYLTRAWQIVDLAFTFLYELVLSALRVAGIVLRPKIELQPGIIAYPLTVDRDFEITMLANLITLTPGTLSVDVSEDRKHLYVHCIDVPDPQGTIDDIKNGFERKILEAFR; this comes from the coding sequence ATGACAAGTCTCTTTCTGATCAACATCCTGCTGGCGCTCGCCTGGGGCGCGGTGACCGGCAGTTTCGCGGCGGTCAATCTCGCCTTCGGCTTCGTGCTGGGGGCGGGGGCGCTCTACATCATCCGCGAACAGGTCGGCACCCGCAGCTACCTCACGCGCGCCTGGCAGATCGTGGACCTTGCCTTCACCTTCCTCTACGAGTTGGTGCTTTCGGCCTTGCGCGTCGCGGGGATCGTGCTCAGGCCGAAGATCGAGTTGCAGCCGGGCATCATCGCCTATCCGCTGACGGTCGACCGCGACTTCGAGATCACCATGCTGGCGAACCTGATCACGCTGACGCCGGGCACGCTCTCCGTCGACGTGTCGGAGGACCGCAAGCACCTCTATGTGCACTGCATCGACGTGCCCGATCCGCAAGGCACCATCGACGACATCAAGAACGGGTTCGAACGCAAGATCCTGGAGGCCTTCCGATGA
- a CDS encoding cation:proton antiporter — protein MSGMAAFSTQFLEACVNISLAILTVAFLLIVVRIVRGPTLPDRVVALDMLVAVGIGFIAAIGVKTDYYLYVDIAIALGLVGFLATVAFARFVLNRGVAKDPTIVDEVNETIARREAGQ, from the coding sequence ATGAGTGGCATGGCCGCCTTCTCGACGCAGTTCCTCGAGGCCTGCGTGAACATCTCGCTGGCGATCCTCACGGTCGCCTTCCTCCTGATCGTGGTGCGGATCGTGCGCGGTCCGACGCTGCCCGACCGGGTGGTGGCGCTCGACATGCTGGTGGCGGTGGGCATCGGTTTCATCGCGGCCATCGGCGTGAAGACCGACTATTACCTCTATGTCGACATCGCCATCGCGCTCGGCCTGGTGGGCTTCCTGGCGACGGTGGCCTTCGCCCGCTTCGTGCTCAACCGCGGCGTGGCCAAGGATCCGACCATCGTGGACGAAGTCAACGAGACCATCGCCAGAAGGGAGGCGGGCCAATGA
- the mnhG gene encoding monovalent cation/H(+) antiporter subunit G, with translation MTPLFEIAVGIVLVVGSIFALIASLGLLRLKDVYMRMHAGSKAGTLGSGLMLIALAVHAHQIDVITRAFAGVVFFLLTAPIAAHLLAKAAFEAGYRPCADTKIDEMPKRDG, from the coding sequence ATGACGCCGCTGTTCGAAATCGCCGTCGGGATCGTGCTCGTGGTGGGCTCGATCTTCGCGCTGATCGCCTCGCTCGGTCTGCTGCGGCTGAAGGACGTCTACATGCGCATGCATGCCGGCTCCAAGGCGGGAACGCTCGGCTCCGGCCTCATGCTCATCGCCCTGGCGGTGCACGCGCATCAGATCGATGTGATCACCCGCGCCTTCGCCGGGGTCGTGTTCTTCCTGCTGACAGCGCCGATCGCCGCGCATCTTCTGGCGAAGGCCGCCTTCGAGGCGGGATATCGCCCCTGCGCTGACACCAAGATCGACGAAATGCCGAAACGCGACGGGTGA
- a CDS encoding MucR family transcriptional regulator, producing the protein MTETVADDNLIDLTADIVSAYVSNNTVASTDLAGLINEVYSALHRTSTAAVEPEPEPLKPAVPIKKSVTPDYIICLEDGKKFKSLKRHLRTHYDMSPEEYREKWGLAPDYPMVAPNYAAARSELAKKMGLGQQRKRTK; encoded by the coding sequence ATGACTGAAACGGTCGCCGACGACAACCTTATCGATCTGACCGCGGACATCGTCTCGGCGTATGTCTCCAACAACACCGTTGCCTCGACCGACCTCGCGGGACTTATCAACGAGGTGTACAGCGCTCTGCATCGCACCAGCACCGCGGCCGTCGAGCCGGAGCCGGAGCCGCTGAAGCCGGCCGTGCCGATCAAGAAGTCGGTGACGCCGGACTACATCATCTGTCTCGAGGACGGAAAGAAGTTCAAGTCGCTGAAGCGCCATCTGCGCACGCATTACGACATGTCTCCGGAAGAATACCGCGAGAAGTGGGGTCTTGCGCCGGATTACCCGATGGTGGCTCCGAACTATGCGGCGGCCCGCTCCGAGCTCGCCAAGAAGATGGGCCTCGGCCAGCAGCGCAAGCGCACCAAGTAA
- a CDS encoding helix-turn-helix domain-containing protein encodes MFVSQVEKSGQGPAGGMPAGHGAGGRRQDQAAGGIDPRGVNLLVTACVMSVFRVSHEEIFRPTRGPARIALARQVAMYLHHVVLRQSLSSVAHCFARDRTTVSHACQTVEDRRDDAAFDALILSLERAIGAGLAHLSGEEGDA; translated from the coding sequence ATGTTTGTGTCACAGGTCGAAAAGAGCGGACAGGGACCGGCGGGCGGGATGCCTGCCGGGCACGGCGCGGGGGGGCGTCGGCAGGATCAGGCCGCGGGCGGGATTGATCCGCGCGGGGTCAATCTTCTGGTGACCGCCTGCGTGATGTCGGTGTTCCGGGTGTCTCACGAGGAGATCTTCCGCCCCACCCGGGGCCCGGCGCGGATCGCGCTGGCGCGTCAGGTGGCGATGTATCTGCACCATGTGGTGTTGCGGCAAAGCCTGAGCTCGGTGGCGCATTGTTTCGCGCGCGACCGCACGACGGTCTCCCATGCCTGCCAGACGGTGGAAGACCGGCGGGACGACGCGGCCTTCGACGCGCTGATCCTCTCGCTGGAGCGCGCGATCGGCGCCGGACTTGCCCATCTGAGCGGCGAGGAGGGGGACGCGTGA
- a CDS encoding DUF6456 domain-containing protein, translating to MPGDRAKPQAARERDLDRLLARLARAPRWSPQAGKPRADGAILALAPQGSADSSLRPVEVAPAVLRRAHRAQLLERSGDGALALSDLGRARLARKAGGEDGYRRQHQTWAEARHAESGGTDRTLTVNTSESPLAWLRTRKGRDGKPLLDAAQFEAGERLRADVTFGRIGPDLARPSWQGLMTGGAGRGTGPGGGLADLTDAGIAARVRVERALAAVGPELAGILIDVCCELRGLEHCEKARGWPPRTGKVVLALALTRLARHYGLDGPAR from the coding sequence ATGCCGGGGGACAGGGCGAAACCGCAGGCGGCGCGCGAGCGCGATCTCGACCGTCTGCTGGCGCGGCTGGCGCGTGCCCCGCGCTGGTCTCCGCAAGCCGGAAAGCCGCGCGCGGACGGGGCCATCCTCGCCCTTGCGCCGCAGGGGAGTGCCGACTCTTCCCTGCGCCCTGTCGAGGTCGCGCCCGCCGTGCTGCGGCGCGCGCATCGCGCCCAGCTTCTGGAGCGCAGCGGGGACGGCGCGCTGGCGCTTTCGGATCTCGGCCGGGCGCGACTTGCCCGCAAGGCCGGAGGCGAGGACGGGTATCGCCGGCAGCACCAGACCTGGGCCGAGGCCCGGCATGCGGAGTCGGGCGGGACGGACCGGACACTCACCGTCAACACGAGCGAAAGCCCGCTCGCCTGGCTGCGCACCCGCAAGGGTCGCGATGGCAAGCCGCTTCTCGATGCGGCGCAGTTCGAGGCCGGCGAGCGGCTGCGCGCCGATGTCACCTTCGGTCGCATCGGACCGGATCTGGCCCGGCCTTCCTGGCAGGGGTTGATGACCGGCGGGGCCGGGCGCGGCACGGGGCCGGGCGGCGGACTGGCCGATCTGACCGACGCGGGGATCGCGGCGCGTGTGCGGGTGGAACGGGCGCTGGCCGCCGTCGGTCCGGAGCTTGCCGGCATTCTGATCGACGTGTGTTGCGAGTTGCGCGGTCTGGAGCACTGCGAGAAGGCGCGCGGCTGGCCGCCGCGCACGGGCAAGGTGGTGCTTGCGCTCGCGCTGACCCGGCTCGCCCGGCATTACGGTCTGGACGGCCCGGCGCGGTAG
- a CDS encoding SufE family protein, which translates to MIPALSEILDNFEFLDEWDDRYRYVIELGRMLPEFPEDARTEDNKVRGCVSQVWLTKHVEPDADGAPHLVYQGDSDAHIVKGLVAIVLATYSGKTASEIVETDIDAVFQRIGLKEHLTPQRANGLKAMVEKIRADARSALAAA; encoded by the coding sequence ATGATCCCAGCGCTTTCCGAAATCCTCGACAACTTCGAGTTCCTCGACGAGTGGGACGACCGGTATCGCTACGTGATCGAACTGGGCCGGATGCTTCCGGAGTTTCCCGAGGACGCACGCACCGAGGACAACAAGGTGCGCGGCTGCGTCTCGCAGGTGTGGCTGACCAAACACGTCGAGCCCGATGCCGACGGCGCGCCGCATCTCGTCTACCAGGGCGACAGCGACGCGCACATCGTCAAGGGTCTGGTGGCCATCGTGCTCGCCACCTACTCCGGCAAGACCGCCAGCGAGATCGTCGAGACCGACATCGACGCGGTGTTCCAGCGCATCGGCCTCAAGGAACACCTCACGCCGCAGCGCGCCAACGGGCTGAAGGCCATGGTGGAGAAGATCCGCGCCGACGCGCGCTCGGCGCTCGCCGCCGCCTGA
- a CDS encoding DUF5330 domain-containing protein → MFFLLRSAFWIGLVLLLLPIDTGSDTEQTSPGVSPVAAFVAAQSTLSDLSGFCERNPETCATGGQAIAQIGARAKVSAQALYEFIDEHDDGQTPGAATQAPSGDGLTTGATGTLTPADLEPEWALELPETMPSASRPVTEPAPGAAAVPHPKPRSGAPSV, encoded by the coding sequence ATGTTCTTTCTGCTGAGAAGCGCATTCTGGATCGGCCTGGTTCTTCTGCTTCTGCCGATCGACACCGGCTCGGACACCGAGCAGACATCCCCGGGCGTGTCCCCGGTCGCGGCCTTCGTCGCGGCGCAATCCACGCTGAGCGACCTCAGCGGCTTTTGCGAGCGCAATCCCGAGACCTGCGCGACGGGCGGCCAGGCGATCGCCCAGATCGGCGCGCGGGCCAAGGTCAGCGCTCAGGCGCTTTATGAGTTCATCGACGAGCATGACGACGGGCAGACCCCCGGCGCCGCGACTCAAGCGCCCTCAGGAGACGGCCTGACGACCGGCGCGACCGGGACGCTGACGCCCGCCGACCTGGAGCCGGAATGGGCGCTGGAGTTGCCCGAGACCATGCCCTCGGCAAGCCGGCCTGTCACCGAGCCCGCGCCGGGCGCAGCGGCGGTCCCGCACCCCAAGCCGCGCTCGGGCGCACCCAGCGTCTGA
- a CDS encoding PAS domain-containing sensor histidine kinase, producing the protein MMSVFADLLRHLNASVDALVHSSVAQDAAQFRRQRAFIVGHLAGGALALAALPMVLALHGPAPLPLALVFAWATSQIPLAMMVSRSGELARAQTIAAVLSATFFAGLAALSGGPASPVLPLLLLAPLEAAFTSSRRAVAGVLVWCLALGAGLWLPSLLGVGAPAPTAQVAGWLSVETLALALGLALATLLALRLVTELRAAQRQTDTARARQARLAAHGGQAVAEHGEGGRIVTLTPNARTVTGLSPEALIGEGFFARLHVADRPLFLKALSDTAADGVARDIALRLRTGDTRPGEAGIAGYRTLGLSILREGGQHDGKAGAVVSVLRDLEPVRALEAERDAALARAAAAEEARSRFLATVSHELRTPLNAILGFSDLLRQTGAQAPDATPELAKTREYAELMHASGAHLLQVVNDMLDMARIEADQVRLVAEPFDARACLDGCRRMMVPEADRAGVRLSTDIPQDLGLFVGDSRACRQIVLNLVANAVKFTPEGGRIVLFARRENGGLAFGVRDTGIGMSAEDVARVTEPFVQASTGLARSHEGIGLGLAVVKGLAELHGGRLTLDSRPNEGTCASVFLPARAANAPAKVAVLDQTAGAAAAPVSAEDGTTPLQRIA; encoded by the coding sequence ATGATGTCAGTTTTCGCGGACCTGCTGCGGCACCTCAACGCAAGTGTCGATGCGCTGGTCCATTCCTCGGTGGCGCAGGACGCCGCCCAGTTCCGCCGTCAGCGCGCCTTCATCGTCGGCCATCTCGCCGGGGGCGCCCTGGCGCTCGCCGCGCTGCCGATGGTGCTTGCGCTGCACGGCCCGGCGCCGCTGCCGCTGGCGCTGGTGTTCGCCTGGGCGACATCGCAGATCCCGCTCGCCATGATGGTGTCGCGCTCGGGCGAACTGGCCCGCGCGCAGACGATCGCCGCCGTGCTGTCGGCGACCTTCTTCGCCGGGCTCGCCGCGCTCTCCGGCGGGCCGGCCTCGCCGGTGCTGCCGCTGCTGCTGCTGGCGCCGCTCGAGGCCGCCTTCACGTCGAGCCGGCGTGCGGTCGCCGGCGTGCTCGTCTGGTGCCTTGCCCTTGGCGCCGGGCTCTGGCTGCCGTCGCTTCTTGGCGTCGGTGCGCCCGCCCCGACCGCGCAGGTCGCCGGGTGGCTCTCCGTCGAAACCCTTGCGCTGGCACTCGGTCTCGCGCTGGCGACCCTGCTGGCCCTGCGACTGGTGACGGAGCTGCGGGCCGCGCAGCGTCAGACGGACACGGCCCGGGCGCGTCAGGCGCGTCTTGCAGCCCACGGCGGACAGGCCGTGGCCGAACACGGCGAGGGCGGGCGCATCGTGACGCTGACGCCGAACGCGCGCACCGTCACCGGTCTGTCGCCCGAGGCCCTGATCGGCGAGGGGTTCTTCGCCCGGCTGCATGTGGCCGACCGTCCGCTCTTTCTGAAGGCGCTCTCCGATACGGCCGCCGACGGGGTGGCGCGCGACATCGCCCTGCGCCTGCGCACGGGCGACACGCGCCCCGGAGAGGCCGGCATCGCCGGCTACCGCACGCTCGGCCTGTCGATCCTGCGCGAGGGCGGACAACATGACGGGAAGGCCGGTGCGGTCGTCTCGGTGCTGCGGGATCTGGAACCGGTCCGCGCGCTCGAGGCCGAACGCGATGCCGCGCTTGCCCGCGCGGCCGCCGCGGAAGAGGCCCGCTCGCGCTTCCTGGCGACCGTCAGCCATGAACTGCGCACCCCGCTCAACGCGATCCTCGGCTTCTCCGACCTGCTGCGCCAGACCGGCGCGCAGGCCCCGGACGCGACCCCGGAACTCGCGAAAACCCGCGAGTACGCCGAACTGATGCATGCCTCCGGGGCGCATCTTCTGCAGGTGGTCAACGACATGCTGGACATGGCCCGCATCGAGGCGGATCAGGTTCGTCTGGTGGCGGAGCCGTTCGATGCGCGGGCCTGCCTCGACGGTTGCCGGCGGATGATGGTGCCCGAGGCCGACCGCGCCGGCGTCCGCCTGTCGACCGACATCCCGCAGGATCTCGGCCTGTTCGTCGGCGACAGCCGCGCCTGCCGGCAGATCGTGCTGAATCTGGTGGCGAATGCCGTGAAATTCACGCCGGAGGGCGGGCGCATCGTGTTGTTCGCCCGTCGCGAGAACGGCGGGCTGGCCTTCGGTGTGCGCGACACGGGCATCGGCATGTCGGCCGAGGACGTGGCGCGCGTGACCGAACCCTTCGTGCAGGCAAGCACCGGTCTGGCGCGCTCGCACGAGGGGATCGGTCTGGGTCTTGCCGTGGTGAAGGGGCTCGCCGAACTGCACGGCGGGCGGCTGACGCTCGACAGCCGTCCGAACGAAGGCACCTGCGCGAGCGTGTTCCTGCCCGCGCGCGCCGCAAACGCACCGGCGAAGGTCGCCGTTCTGGACCAGACCGCCGGGGCCGCCGCCGCGCCCGTGTCGGCCGAGGACGGCACCACCCCGCTCCAGCGGATCGCGTGA